The Triticum aestivum cultivar Chinese Spring chromosome 4B, IWGSC CS RefSeq v2.1, whole genome shotgun sequence sequence ccggccaataaccaatagcggaacctggatgctcatattggctcctacatattctacgaagatctttatcggtcaaaccgcataacaacatacgttgttccctttgtcatcgctatgttacttgcccgagattcgatcgtcgatatctcaatacctagttcaatctcgttaccggcaagtctctttactcgttacgtaatgcatcattccgtaaccaacttattggccatattgcttgcaaggcttatagtgatgtgcattaccgagagggcccagagatacctctccgacaatcggagtgacaaaacctaatctcgaaatatgccaactcaacatgtacctttggagacacctgtagagctcctttataatcacctagttacgttgtgacatttggtagcacacaaagtgttcctccggtaaacgggagttgcataatctcatagttgtaggaactttgtgcaagtcatgaagaaagcaatagcaacatactaaacgatcaagtactaggctaacggaatgagtcaagtcaatcacatcattctcctaatgatgtgatctcgttaatcaaatgacaacacatgtctatggttaggaaacataaccatctttgattaatgagctagtcaagtagaggcatactagtgacattatgtttgtctatgtattcacacatgtatcatgtttccggttaatacaattctagcatgaataataaacatttatcatgatatgaggaaataaataataactttattattgcctctagggcatatttccttcagtggctcCCAAgaagcgggagaacctgcgcacgccagaagatgtagttgtccgaCGACAACATGATGGTGATGAGATTGCcaaagtgaaacggcggcggcgacagagAACCCGTGGAGTAGGCTGCCGGAGGCGAAAGCGCCATGGGGGCAGGGGCCACAGGTGCAGCCGCGGGGACGAACGCGCGGTGGCCGTAGGAACGACGCGGCAAGGCCGGCCATCAGGGCCGACGCGGAGGCCGACAGCTGGGCGACGGCGGCGTCGCTGACGGAGGCGGGCGAAGAGGCGCCCGTCGTGGTGCTGGTGTTGTGGACCACCAGCGAGTTGCCCATCGACGAGGAGAAGAAGGAGCCGACGCTCCTCATCCCGAACAGGAGTGACGCGGCCGCGACAGAGTCGAGGGGCCGGGAGAGTAGAGCTGCGAGGGAGACCGGCAGGTAGTTGGCCGTGCAGGAGCCCGAGGCAGCGGATcccgacatggcggcggcgacgCGATCACAAGGACGGCGACGGTGCGGCGAGATCGAcgagaacggcggcggcggcgtagcgTTGTAGCGAAAGCATTTGACCTAGTTTGAGAATTgtcggcgcaatcttacccttctagattctttaggaagtggctaagattgagggaagGTGTTAGACTGTATAGCTTCTGTATATGTGTACGCATATGTACGTATGATGTAACATTGTACCCcttcattatatatatgtgataggccacccctagagggttgaacCGATTTTCCCAAACCTATTGTCTTACAAGTCACCCATCTGGGGCAAGTTGAATTCAGGCTTGGGCAGTGGGATGAAATAGATGAAGAGGTCGGCTTCCTCCTCGAGGATGTTGCAAACGATAATGCCGCGCCAGAGGTCGACCCATGCCACCATGCCTCTGCCAAGCACGATCACCTTGTGAGGCACAGTGAACAGGTCCTCTGCCCTGATGTGGCTAAGTGGCGCCTGCACCTGTAGTGTCCTCGTGGTCCACGTGGCAGTCTTGGATGAAAAGACGTGGAGGTAATAGTCCGCAAGGGTAGCCGCATGGGTGAGGTCGGCGAGGAGAAAACCCCCCTTGTTGTCGCACGACACGATGCCGACGTTCCATGTGGTTTCTGATGCCTGGGGGAGTGGCCGGGATCGGTGTGAGCGACGGCCCTCCGCCGTGGCTAGCCTTGTAGACGAAGggcctgtttggtttgtgactaactttgccaaagattgccacacctaaagttaggcaagtttgaccaacttaggtgagtgcttggttcaagccacatttggaccccacatggcatacacataaaaaatgtggcaagattcccttaggcttgccaacttgtggctctcattttgattaACTAATCTTagacaagcttggcaaaaatatgtggtaaagtgtggcaatgctaggcctagaatcAAACAGCCCCGAAGTACTCGGCGTGACCACGTCCTTGCACGTTGCTCCGGGGGCTGGCGGCGAAGCCGAAGCCTAGGAGAACGAGGTCCTTGTCCGAGGATATAACCCGGGGCTCAACGACGTAGTCCTCGCTGCTGAACCCGGGGCCGTGCACGCAGAAGTGGGAGACGGCCGGCCGATCCGCGAGGCAGAAGGTGACCTTCACGGTGCGGCCGGTGATCGACTCGGCTTCGGCGGTGGTGCCGTTCTCGCGGTCGGCGAAGTAGGCCTTGCTGTCGAGGAGAACCGAGCTGGGGTAGCGGGGCGCCTCGTCGACGGCGTGGGGCTGGAAGGAGTGGGCGGGGAAGGATCCCTTCGTCTTCGTGTCCATGGCGGTCGTCGGCGCTCGTCGGGAGATTCGGAAGCGATTTGTACTTTTGTNNNNNNNNNNNNNNNNNNNNNNNNNNNNNNNNNNNNNNNNNNNNNNNNNNNNNNNNNNNNNNNNNNNNNNNNNNNNNNNNNNNNNNNNNNNNNNNNNNNNNNNNNNNNNNNNNNNNNNNNNNNNNNNNNNNNNNNNNNNNNNNNNNNNNNNNNNNNNNNNNNNNNNNNNNNNNNNNNNNNNNNNNNNNNNNNNNNNNNNNNNNNNNNNNNNNNNNNNNNNNNNNNNNNNNNNNNNNNNNNNNNNNNNNNNNNNNNNNNNNNNNNNNNNNNNNNNNNNNNNNNNNNNNNNNNNNNNNNNNNNNNNNNNNNNNNNNNNNNNNNNNNNNNNNNNNNNNNNNNNNNNNNNNNNNNNNNNNNNNNNNNNNNNNNNNNNNNNNNNNNNNNNNNNNNNNNNNNNNNNNNNNNNNNNNNNNNNNNNNNNNNNNNNNNNNNNNNNNNNNNTTGAGAATCCTGTAGTATTTGTCGGAATGGAGGCGCGCGTTCGTGTCGGTTTTGAATTGGGCCTCGTCGGTGTTTTTGGTGGGCCATGTTATCCAAAGCATCAGAAAGAAGCAGCCCGACGACCTCCTGCGCCAGGCCCAGCGGCTCCACTGACCCAACTCCGGCCATCTTCGGCCGGGTGGGATCACCGCGCGCCTCCGCCGTCTCCCCCTCCCCCCGCGCTCCTTCTTCCGGCGGCCCCTACCCCCTCTCCCGCCACTCCTTGCGCGCGGCGACCTCGCGGCGCCGCCTTCACCAGCACGCCCAACCTGACAGTCGCCGCCGCGGTCCGTCCCGGGAGAATTCGTGGGGAGAAGGAAGGCGGCGCGCTTATGGGTCCGCCCACCAGCCTCGGCGGGTGAGCGATGCGGCGGCCCCAACCGCGCGACAGGTACAGGGGGGAATCACATGTGGAAGGCATGGCAGTTGCGCCGAGCAATCCATCTACGGCGTCGTCGACCAAGGTGCGTCAGAGACAGAGCTTCTTGGCTCCAGAACGGCACAGCTGTTCCTGCTTGGCactaattttattttcttttcaacCACTTCCAGCTCGAATCTAAGGAGAGAGCCCAAGATTGGACACCGAGGTTATGCCAATAATGTTCCGGAGTTGAACTCCAACAGTGGGGCCTTGCTGAAAGGTGAACGCTACTACACACTGGGGAAGAGAGAAGGCAGCTCTGTGTGCAATTCAGCCATTGCCGGAGCTTCAGAGGAAACCGGATTTAGTGCGGAGCACGATATTGGGGGTGAGTGCGAGGCTGATGTCCATTTGGTAGCAAAATTGGGCCCTGGTATTGGGAAATTGATTATGTCGAAGTGCTCTTTCATTTTTGACAGTGGAAGGGACACCTTTGAAGGGAATTGCAGCTTGCGTGATGTACTTAAGCTTGGTCTCTGGCTCTCACCGGAGACCCTCCGCAGGTTCTGGCGTGCTTCGCGGCTGAGGCCTGAGGATTTTCTTGACATTTTGATCGGTTTCGGACAAGGTGCAGCAGAAGTTAGGAACGCAAGATTTCTGTGGAATTTGTATAGGTGGGCTTCGTGGCAGAGCAAGGACTTCCGACATCTTCCAAGGTCGAATGACATCATGGTGTCAATACTTGCAGATGCTCATATGCTCAGCCAAGCTGAATCACTGCTTCTCTTGCTGGATGACAACAGGGCTCTCACCGATGCGAGTAGACTGTTCAGTCAGATTACCCAGATGTATTCAGAAGCTGGCCACCTCGACAAATCAGTGGCACTTTTTGATTGTGCAAGGTCCAAGTGTTTGATTCCTTCAGCCTCATGCTATCAAGTACTTCTAAATCGTCTGGTCGGAAAGAGAAAAGAGGAGTTAGTATTAAGAGTATATGTGGACATGCTTGAAGTTGGATTAGGCTCTTGCACAGAAGGAGATATTCTTGATTTTGTCGTCAATGCTTTAGTCAAGGGAGACAAATTCTTACAGGCTATTCGTATAATTCGGCAGCTAAAGAGCTTGAACATTGAAATAAGCAAGGGATCCTTGTCAACTGTTGCAAAAGAATTTTGCAGGAAGAAGGACATTGGTGATATGATGAATTTCTTGGAAGAGTGGAGGTATTTACCTGAGCTGCGTCTTTGCAATCGAATGCTTGCGTCTTTGTGCACAAATCTTGGTACTGACGAGGCATGGTTTGTCTTGCAAAGATTAGAGTCCTTAGGATTTGCCCCAGATGCTACAGCCTTTGGCATTTTCATATGCCATAGCTGTAGAGAAATGAAACTCAAAGCTGCATTCCTCTATTTATCTGAGTGCTTTTCTAGACATATTGAACCTAAAGTTTGTGCTTATAATGCTATTATAGGTGGTGTTTTCACAGAGGGATTGTACAGACATGCAAAATATATCCTTGAAGACATGATTGAAAGAAAAATAATGCCAGAACTGTTAACATACAGGATACTTCTGGCAGGATATTGCAAGTATAGGCAGTTTGATGATATAGAACATATCTTGAGAACAATGGAGACTAATGGTGTAAATGATCTTCCATCTGGAAATTGTGTGCTCTCTAAGGCCTTATCCTTCCTGGGGCTAGACCACTTAGGAGTGAAGGTCAAGAGAGATAACGCCACTGGCTTTCCAAAAGCCGAGTTTTTTGATTCAGTAGGCAATGGCCTGTATTTGGACACTGACTCCAAAAGGTTTGAGATTTCGTTGGTACAGATTCTTGATAATGCTCTTTACCTAGATATTAACTCGAAGATAGTCAATGCGTGTCAGCAAGGCAATGTTGCAAGTGCTCTTCTGCTGAAAAATGAAGCTTTTCAATGGGGACATTACATTTCACCAGCTAGCTCTTCAGAACTAATCAAGTCCTTGTGTGCAAGCCCTGCGCATGTTATGGATGTTATTGACCTTATGGAGGAAATGCCATATACATTTGATAAATTGGACGCTCAAACTCTAAATTTAGTCGTCCAAACACTGAGTAAGAATGAGACGTCAGCTCGTGCAAAATTAGTTTTGGACAGGTTATTCAGAAGGGGCTTGCCAGTCAATCAAGATACCTATACTTATTTGCTTATAGGCTTCTGTACAGAAAGGAACATCGCAGGGTTTTGGGAGTGTTGGAATGTTGCAACAAAGTTTAGTTGGTCTCCTGACAAGAAGGATGTGATTCCCCTCATTAGTCACTTGTGCAAATGGGGAGTAATGGAGGAAGCCTTGCAGCTTATAAGCGTGCTGCTCGACTGCTATCCAAATTTGTTTCTTAGTGCATATTGTGCACTTCTCAAAGAGTTATGCAGGACAGGTTACACTAATGTTGGATGTGCGATGCTGGAGGCTCTCCTAGAAAAGGGTGTGGATGTGGGTCGTTCACTGATTCTTAATGTGGCAGAGGGCTTCCTAAAGGAGCAGAAGACTGTCGAATCGATTGGACTGTATGACATCTGCGGTAATGAAATCAAAATATCGGATCTGTTTACCCACCAATTTGCATTCTCTTCACTAGCATTGTTTGATGCAGAACGGTGCAAGGACTTGGTACAGTCTATGATGAAAACAGAATGTTCTGATGTCTCAGCTTGCAGCTGCATTGTGAACGAATTACTGCAGACAGGAAAAGTAAGCCAGGCAATATCAGTTGTTCAAGCATCCACTTCAGGGAAGAAATTAAGTGTCAAGTTGCTAAATTCCATCCTTCAGTCGTATTGTTGTCTAAACAATTGGAGAAAAGTAGATGCAGTTCTTTGTATCATGCTAAAGATACATGGCATATCTATTTCTAGCTACCGCCTTCTTGTCCGCAGAATGTGTGAGCAGAGTCAGTTTTCTAGTGCATTATACCTTAAGGAGCTGATCCAAGACAGTGACAAGTCAAAAGACCTAATTTTATACAACATTCTGTTATTCTATCTTTTCAAGAGAAGAAACATTTTGCAGGTTCTGGATTTGTTGAAGGATATGAAAGGTAACGGTATTTCTCCAGACAAAACAACATATGATTTCCTTGTTTATGGGTTTCACAAGTCCGGAGATACCGACCGTTCAGTTACTATGCTTGATGCTTGCATTGCTCAGGGATTAACACCAAGCAGCCGCAGTCTCAGAATAGTATTGAGTCACCATTGCTTGTTAGGGAACCTCGAGAAAGCACTGCAATTATTTCATATGATTGAGGGCAGTGAATGGAAGCATGGTTTAGTCATTGAGTTGACTCTCATTTCAGCTCTCCTTTCATTTGGAAGAAATTCTGAAGCAAAATCATGTCTGAACAACCTGAGCAGAAGTGCACTAGCTACATCTTACATTAGTTTTGATGTGCTAATCAAGGAATTCTGCAGAC is a genomic window containing:
- the LOC123093291 gene encoding pentatricopeptide repeat-containing protein At5g15280, mitochondrial, whose protein sequence is MWKAWQLRRAIHLRRRRPSSNLRREPKIGHRGYANNVPELNSNSGALLKGERYYTLGKREGSSVCNSAIAGASEETGFSAEHDIGGECEADVHLVAKLGPGIGKLIMSKCSFIFDSGRDTFEGNCSLRDVLKLGLWLSPETLRRFWRASRLRPEDFLDILIGFGQGAAEVRNARFLWNLYRWASWQSKDFRHLPRSNDIMVSILADAHMLSQAESLLLLLDDNRALTDASRLFSQITQMYSEAGHLDKSVALFDCARSKCLIPSASCYQVLLNRLVGKRKEELVLRVYVDMLEVGLGSCTEGDILDFVVNALVKGDKFLQAIRIIRQLKSLNIEISKGSLSTVAKEFCRKKDIGDMMNFLEEWRYLPELRLCNRMLASLCTNLGTDEAWFVLQRLESLGFAPDATAFGIFICHSCREMKLKAAFLYLSECFSRHIEPKVCAYNAIIGGVFTEGLYRHAKYILEDMIERKIMPELLTYRILLAGYCKYRQFDDIEHILRTMETNGVNDLPSGNCVLSKALSFLGLDHLGVKVKRDNATGFPKAEFFDSVGNGLYLDTDSKRFEISLVQILDNALYLDINSKIVNACQQGNVASALLLKNEAFQWGHYISPASSSELIKSLCASPAHVMDVIDLMEEMPYTFDKLDAQTLNLVVQTLSKNETSARAKLVLDRLFRRGLPVNQDTYTYLLIGFCTERNIAGFWECWNVATKFSWSPDKKDVIPLISHLCKWGVMEEALQLISVLLDCYPNLFLSAYCALLKELCRTGYTNVGCAMLEALLEKGVDVGRSLILNVAEGFLKEQKTVESIGLYDICGNEIKISDLFTHQFAFSSLALFDAERCKDLVQSMMKTECSDVSACSCIVNELLQTGKVSQAISVVQASTSGKKLSVKLLNSILQSYCCLNNWRKVDAVLCIMLKIHGISISSYRLLVRRMCEQSQFSSALYLKELIQDSDKSKDLILYNILLFYLFKRRNILQVLDLLKDMKGINTKQPQSQNSIESPLLVREPRESTAIISYD